A stretch of Cicer arietinum cultivar CDC Frontier isolate Library 1 chromosome 5, Cicar.CDCFrontier_v2.0, whole genome shotgun sequence DNA encodes these proteins:
- the LOC140920404 gene encoding uncharacterized protein has protein sequence MASVSGVGGSGGSDGSGGTGTAAIRGISKTSRGKKKVAKRVVNDPSLMPMPSIGTSGGAIPLYPEVPVEPYTLDEIMDPGCVDCYNRIVIIPEGDGYLPFKSSAKAIAEVIQEKYKKPWLSWGEIKEDKTPQIREVDQFLHCFKTKCTWKREHDAAVLASFDHRFSKRLSYMLAYARNKGEEKRPNWIGENVWTALWKKWNTDAYKQKREKAKINRAFERGSSTHKGVIR, from the exons ATGGCTTCagtgtcgggagtaggaggatcaggaggttcggatggatcgggaggaacaggaacggcggcaatacgaggaatatccaaaacatcacgtggtaagaaaaaagttgctaaacgtgttgttaatgacccatctctcatgccgatgccgtccattggtactagtggtggagctattcctctatatccggaggtcccagtagagccttataccttagacgaaataatggatcccggatgtgttgattgctacaaccgcattgtcatcattccagaaggagatgg atatcttccttttaaatcatctgcaaaggcaattgctgaagtcatacaagagaaatataaaaaaccatggttgtcttggggtgagataaaagaggataagacacctcaaattagggaagttgatcaatttttacattgtttcaaa actaaatgtacttggaaaagagagcatgatgccgcagttttagcttcatttgaccatcgcttttcaaagcgtctctcatatatgttggcttacgcacgtaataagggcgaggaaaaacggcctaattggattggtgaaaatgtttggactgctttgtggaagaaatggaacacagatgcttacaaacagaagagagaaaaagcaaagattAATAGAGCATTTGAGAGGGGTTCtagtactcataagggag